The DNA region GGATTTTGATGGCAATTTTAACCACGCCATCATGATTAGAACCTTTTTAAGCAAAGACTACAAACTGAATTGGCAAGCCGGTGCCGGAATGGTTTCAAAATCGGACCAAGAAAGTGAATTACAGGAAGTTTACAATAAACTGGGGGCTTTAACCAAAGCTATCAAAATAGCAGAAGATATATGAGTTTAGAAAAAAAGGAATAATTGAAATCAACAGAAAATAATTAACAAAAAGCAAAGTCCCTTTTTCCGATGGAATCGGGACCATCAATCTGCAGAAATAATGAGCGAAGGAATGAAGATGCAAAGCGAAGCTTTAAGCACGAAGTTCCGAAAGCGAATGTTCCGCAGGAATTTCCTCAGATTGATTTGATTTTTTGGTTCGTTTTGTATCAAGACAAAATGAACATAAACAAAAGAGATTCCGCTTTGGCAGGAATGACAAACTGAAAACGAATGAAAAAAATACTAGTAATAGATAACTACGACAGTTTCACCTATAATCTCGTTCATTATTTGGAAGATTTAAACTGCGATGTTACCGTAGTAAGAAACGACAAACTGGCTTTGGAAGATGTTGAGCCATTCAGCAAAATTGTATTATCTCCTGGCCCAGGCATTCCCGACGAAGCCGGACTGTTAAAAGCCATTATTGAAAAATATGCCCCAACCAAAAGCATTTTAGGTGTATGTTTAGGCCAGCAAGCCATAGGCGAAGTGTTTGGTGGTTCATTGGTGAATCTAGATGATGTTTACCACGGCGTGGCCACCCAAGTGGAAATTTGTGTGGATGACGAACCTATTTTTAACGGACTGGACAAAAATATTGAAGTGGGCCGTTACCACTCGTGGGTGGTGCATCCTGATTTGCCCGAGAGTTTGGAAGCCACTTCGTTTGACGAAAACGGACAAGTGATGTCATTACGCCACAAAATTTACGACGTAAAAGGTGTACAATACCACCCCGAATCGGTATTAACACCAGACGGCAAAAAAATATTGGAAAATTGGGTGAACCAGTAAAAATTGAAAGCAGATAAAAATAAGAAAATAAAATAGTAAAAAATCGAGTCCCAAATTTCGACCAAGTCGAAAGCATCAATCTGCAGAAATAATGAGCGTAGAAACGAAGATGCAAAGCAAAGCTTTAAGCACGAAGTTCCGAAAGCGAATGTTCCGCAGGAATTTCCTCAGATTGATTTGATTTTTTGGTTCGTTTTGTATCAAGACAAAATGAACAATAATTTTAGAACAATTAAAACAATTTCCGATTTCGCAGCAATAGTAAAATGAAAGATATATTAAACAGACTGATAAACCACGACACGCTAACCACCGAGGAAGCCAAACAAGTTATCGTTAACATATCCAACGATATGTACAACCCGAGTCAAATTGCTTGTTTTCTTTCTGTTTTTATGATGCGCAGCATTACCATTGAAGAACTCACGGGATTCAGAAATGCTTTGTTGGAGCTTTGTGTTCCTATTGACCTCAGAGAATTCGATGCCATTGATATTGTAGGTACGGGTGGTGACGGAAAAAACACGTTTAATATTTCCACCCTATCCTCGTTTATAACGGCAGGTGCAGGAGTTAATGTATCGAAACATGGTAATTACGGCGTATCGTCCACTTCGGGATCTTCAAACGTTATGGAAACATTGGGAGTAAAATTTTCCAACAACAAAGATTTTTTAAAACGCTGTGTGGACCAAGCGGGCATTTGTATTTTGCACGCGCCGCTATTCCATCCGGCCATGAAAAATGTGGCTCCAATTAGAAAAGAATTGGGCGTAAAAACCTTTTTCAATATGTTGGGCCCCATGGTAAATCCGTCGTTTCCAAAAAACCAATTATTGGGCGTTTATAATTTGGAACTTTTGCGCTTGTACAGTTTCATTTATCAAAACACCGATAAAAATTACAACATTGTTTATGCTTTAGATGGCTACGACGAAATTTCATTAACCGGAAAAGCTAAAATAGTATCGAATCATTCCGAGAAACTGTTTTCTCCGGAAGATTTAGGAGTAAAACCAGTAAAACAAGACGCGATTTTTGGAGGCAACAGTATTGAAGATGCCGCAAAAATATTTGTGGATATTATAAGCGGAAACGGTACCGAAGCACAAAACAACGTGGTGTGTGCCAATGCAGGATTAGCCATCGCTACGGCCGAACAAATTTCGCATAAAGAAGGTTTTGAGTTAGCCAAAGCATCCTTATTTTCTGGTAAAGCCAAAACGAGTTTAGATAAATTGATTGAATTGAGTAAATAACGTCATTACGAGGAGAAAAACGACGCGGTAATCTCGTTAAAACATACAGATTGCCACAACTTTTTTCACAAGTTTCGCAATGACGATTCGAAAACAAAAATGAATATTTTAGACAAAATAGTAATCGACAAACGCAACGAGGTAAACCTCAGAAAAGGTTTAATTCCCGTTTCGCAATTAGAGCAATCGGTGCTTTTCAATAGAGAAACCGTTTCTTTGTCAAATACATTACGAAATAGCAAGTCGGGCATTATTGCCGAACACAAACGGCGCTCGCCATCAAAATCAGTCATCAACCACACCTTAAACGTTCAAGACGTTGCCACAGGTTACGAGAATGCCGGTGTTTGTGGCATGTCGGTTTTAACCGATGGCAAATATTTCGGCGGTTCGTTGGACGACTTATTAACCGCCCGAGCCAGTTGCAATTTACCGTTATTGAGAAAGGAATTCATTATTGACGAATATCAAATCCTAGAGGCCAAAGCCTATGGTGCCGATGTTATTCTGTTGATTGCCGCTATTTTAACTCGCGATGAAATCAAGCAATTTTCCGAGTTTGCAAAACGTTTAAATTTAGACGTGCTGTTGGAAGTGCACAACGAAGAAGAATTACATAAATCCATCATGCCAAGCCTCGATATGTTGGGCGTTAACAACCGAAACTTAAAAACGTTTGATGTTAGCTTAGAAACTAGTAAAGTCTTGAGCGAACTCATTCCAGACGATTTTGTTAAAGTATCTGAAAGTGGCATCAGCAATATTGAAGCTATTAAAGAGTTACAACCTTTTGGTTACAAAGGATTCTTAATTGGAGAAAATTTTATGAAAACGGATAATCCCGGGGCAAGTGCCACAGTATTTATAAAAAGCCTCCTCTAACTCCTCCAAAGGAGGAGAACCAGTACTCAGATGAACAAAAAGAAGCAACATATTCCACAATCTATTCCCTCTCCTTCGGGGAGGGTCAAGGAGGGGCTTCGACTTAAAATCTGCGGAATGAAATATCAAGATAACATCAAACTAGTTGCGGCTTTGCAACCCAATTATCTTGGTTTTATATTTTTCGAAAAATCCGCTAGATGCTTTGACGCTGAATCCATTCCAAATCTTCCGAATTCTATAAAAAAGACAGGCGTTTTTGTAAATGCCCCTTTAGAGTTTGTGGTTGGAAAAATAAATGAGCTCGATTTACAAGCTGTTCAATTACATGGCGAAGAATCTCCTGAATATTGTGACGCCTTACGTCATGCTGAACTTGTTTCAGCATCACATAAAAAACTTGAAATCATCAAAGTATTTTCCATTAAGGACGAGTTCAATTTTGAGGTTTTAAAACCATACGAAAACGTTGTTGACTATTTCCTTTTCGATACCAAAGGCAAGCTTCCGGGTGGCAATGGCTACACCTTCAATTGGGACGTTTTAAAAAACTACCCCTCTACCAAACCGTTTTTTTTAAGCGGCGGTATTGGAGTTGATGAAATAGAAAAAATTAAAAAATTTAATCAAAGTGAAGCATCAAAATATTGCTATGCTTTAGATATAAATAGTCAATTCGAAATAGAACCCGGATTGAAGCATATTGAATTATTAAAACAATTTAAAGCTAGTTTGTCATTCCGCACTTGATGCGGAATCCATTATAAACCGAAACTAAAAATAAAAAGATTCCCGTCTGCGCGGGAATGACAAATAAAAAAATGAAAAATTACAACGTAAACGAAAAAGGCTATTACGGCGAATTTGGAGGGGCATTTATCCCAGAAATGCTGTACCCCAATGTAGAAGAATTACGCCAAAAGTACTTAGAAGTGATGAACGAACCCTCTTTCAAGGATGAGTTCAAACAGCTTTTAAAAGATTATGTGGGGCGCCCATCGCCATTGTATTTTGCAAAACGACTTTCAGAAAAATACAACACCAAAATTTATTTGAAGCGCGAAGACTTGAACCACACCGGAGCGCACAAAATAAACAATACCATTGGCCAGATTTTAATGGCGCAGCGTTTGGGCAAAACTAGAATTATCGCCGAAACCGGTGCCGGTCAA from Tamlana crocina includes:
- a CDS encoding aminodeoxychorismate/anthranilate synthase component II, producing MKKILVIDNYDSFTYNLVHYLEDLNCDVTVVRNDKLALEDVEPFSKIVLSPGPGIPDEAGLLKAIIEKYAPTKSILGVCLGQQAIGEVFGGSLVNLDDVYHGVATQVEICVDDEPIFNGLDKNIEVGRYHSWVVHPDLPESLEATSFDENGQVMSLRHKIYDVKGVQYHPESVLTPDGKKILENWVNQ
- the trpD gene encoding anthranilate phosphoribosyltransferase, which codes for MKDILNRLINHDTLTTEEAKQVIVNISNDMYNPSQIACFLSVFMMRSITIEELTGFRNALLELCVPIDLREFDAIDIVGTGGDGKNTFNISTLSSFITAGAGVNVSKHGNYGVSSTSGSSNVMETLGVKFSNNKDFLKRCVDQAGICILHAPLFHPAMKNVAPIRKELGVKTFFNMLGPMVNPSFPKNQLLGVYNLELLRLYSFIYQNTDKNYNIVYALDGYDEISLTGKAKIVSNHSEKLFSPEDLGVKPVKQDAIFGGNSIEDAAKIFVDIISGNGTEAQNNVVCANAGLAIATAEQISHKEGFELAKASLFSGKAKTSLDKLIELSK
- the trpC gene encoding indole-3-glycerol phosphate synthase TrpC, whose amino-acid sequence is MNILDKIVIDKRNEVNLRKGLIPVSQLEQSVLFNRETVSLSNTLRNSKSGIIAEHKRRSPSKSVINHTLNVQDVATGYENAGVCGMSVLTDGKYFGGSLDDLLTARASCNLPLLRKEFIIDEYQILEAKAYGADVILLIAAILTRDEIKQFSEFAKRLNLDVLLEVHNEEELHKSIMPSLDMLGVNNRNLKTFDVSLETSKVLSELIPDDFVKVSESGISNIEAIKELQPFGYKGFLIGENFMKTDNPGASATVFIKSLL
- a CDS encoding phosphoribosylanthranilate isomerase, whose protein sequence is MKYQDNIKLVAALQPNYLGFIFFEKSARCFDAESIPNLPNSIKKTGVFVNAPLEFVVGKINELDLQAVQLHGEESPEYCDALRHAELVSASHKKLEIIKVFSIKDEFNFEVLKPYENVVDYFLFDTKGKLPGGNGYTFNWDVLKNYPSTKPFFLSGGIGVDEIEKIKKFNQSEASKYCYALDINSQFEIEPGLKHIELLKQFKASLSFRT